From one Planktothrix agardhii NIES-204 genomic stretch:
- the trpE gene encoding anthranilate synthetase component I, with protein sequence MIFPDFSQFAQLASTGNFIPVYQEWVADLDTPVSAWYRVCANQPYNFLLESVEGGESIGRYSFLGCDPVWILEAHGDHTVQKWRDGTIQEFIGDPFQALQDCLQPYHPVKLPQLPAGIGGLFGFWGYELIQWIESRVPVHSPNSDDLPDGLWMQVDNLLIFDQVKRKIWAIAYADTRNTDLETAYQQACDRVKQLVAKLQSPLSPENTLLEWTPPAPPTPREQGEQTPLSYISNVSQEQFCTNVEKGKQHIKAGDIFQVVLSQRLTAEYSGDPFSLYRSLRLINPSPYMAYFNFGNWQLIGSSPEVMVKADKNLEGKLITTVRPIAGTRRRGQTPQEDQALGEDLLKDPKEVAEHIMLVDLGRNDLGRVCRMGTVKVDELMVIERYSHVMHIVSNVIGELAENKTAWDLLKACFPAGTVSGAPKIRAMEIIHELEGCRRGPYSGVYGYYDFEGQLNTAITIRTMIVQNQGQGEHQVSVQAGAGVVADSQPEKEYEETLNKARGLLEAIRCLKS encoded by the coding sequence ATGATTTTTCCCGATTTCTCCCAATTTGCTCAACTGGCTTCCACAGGAAATTTTATTCCGGTCTATCAAGAATGGGTGGCTGATTTAGATACTCCGGTTTCGGCTTGGTATCGGGTTTGTGCCAATCAACCCTATAATTTTCTCTTGGAATCTGTTGAAGGTGGAGAAAGCATCGGGCGTTATAGTTTCTTGGGTTGTGATCCAGTTTGGATTTTAGAAGCTCATGGCGACCACACGGTACAAAAATGGCGAGATGGAACAATTCAAGAATTTATAGGCGATCCCTTCCAAGCCCTACAAGATTGTTTACAACCCTATCATCCGGTAAAATTACCCCAGTTACCCGCCGGAATTGGGGGACTATTTGGGTTTTGGGGTTATGAATTAATTCAATGGATCGAGTCCCGTGTCCCTGTACATTCCCCCAATTCCGATGATTTACCCGATGGGTTATGGATGCAGGTTGATAATTTATTAATCTTTGATCAGGTTAAACGGAAAATTTGGGCGATCGCTTATGCTGATACTCGGAATACAGATTTAGAAACGGCCTATCAACAAGCTTGTGATCGGGTTAAACAATTAGTGGCTAAATTACAATCGCCATTATCCCCGGAAAATACCCTTTTAGAATGGACTCCCCCCGCCCCCCCAACCCCCCGTGAACAGGGTGAGCAAACCCCTTTAAGCTATATTAGTAATGTTTCCCAGGAGCAATTTTGCACCAATGTAGAAAAAGGCAAACAACATATTAAAGCCGGGGATATCTTTCAAGTGGTTTTATCCCAAAGATTAACCGCCGAATATTCCGGCGATCCCTTTTCCCTTTATCGTTCTTTAAGGTTAATTAATCCTTCTCCTTATATGGCTTATTTTAACTTTGGAAATTGGCAATTAATCGGATCTAGTCCAGAAGTTATGGTGAAAGCGGATAAAAACCTAGAAGGAAAATTAATTACCACCGTCCGTCCCATTGCGGGAACTCGGCGTCGCGGTCAAACTCCCCAAGAAGATCAAGCGTTAGGGGAAGATTTATTAAAAGACCCTAAAGAAGTCGCAGAACATATTATGTTAGTCGATTTAGGCCGGAATGATTTAGGCCGAGTTTGTCGGATGGGAACAGTTAAAGTTGATGAATTAATGGTAATTGAACGCTATTCCCATGTGATGCACATTGTTAGTAATGTGATTGGAGAATTAGCAGAAAATAAAACCGCTTGGGATCTGTTAAAAGCCTGTTTTCCCGCCGGGACTGTGAGCGGCGCACCGAAAATTCGGGCGATGGAAATTATTCATGAATTAGAAGGTTGTCGTCGCGGCCCCTATTCCGGCGTTTATGGTTACTATGATTTTGAAGGACAACTCAATACTGCTATTACTATCCGCACAATGATTGTTCAAAACCAGGGTCAAGGTGAACATCAAGTTAGTGTTCAAGCGGGGGCGGGTGTAGTTGCTGACTCCCAACCTGAAAAAGAATATGAGGAAACCTTGAATAAAGCCCGGGGGTTATTAGAAGCCATTCGTTGCTTGAAATCTTGA
- a CDS encoding photosystem I protein PsaD, whose protein sequence is MAEALTGTPPKFGGSTGGLLTKALVEEKYAITWTSSKEQVFEMPTGGAAIMNEGDNLMYLARKEQCLALGTQLRSKFKPKIDNYKIYRVFPNGETEYLHPKDGVFPEKVNEGRQSVNSVAHNIGSNVDPVKVKFTTKTTSDV, encoded by the coding sequence ATGGCAGAAGCACTGACTGGAACACCGCCTAAGTTTGGTGGTAGCACTGGTGGCTTATTAACAAAAGCCCTAGTTGAAGAAAAATATGCGATTACCTGGACTAGCAGCAAAGAACAGGTGTTTGAAATGCCCACAGGTGGCGCAGCCATTATGAATGAAGGGGACAACCTGATGTATTTAGCCCGTAAGGAACAGTGTCTAGCTTTAGGGACTCAACTGCGGTCGAAATTCAAACCCAAAATCGACAACTATAAAATCTATCGGGTTTTCCCTAACGGCGAAACTGAATACCTGCATCCTAAAGATGGCGTTTTCCCTGAAAAAGTCAACGAAGGACGTCAATCTGTGAATAGCGTTGCTCACAATATTGGTAGCAATGTTGATCCAGTTAAAGTCAAATTCACAACTAAAACCACCTCTGACGTTTAG
- the cysS gene encoding cysteinyl-tRNA synthetase, producing the protein MVIKIYHTQTRQKENFQPLEAGKVKMYCCGVTVYDYCHLGHARSYIAWDIVRRYLEYSGYTVNYIQNFTDIDDKILNRAKLENTTMDVVSDKYIQAYFEDIRRLNIRDANAYPRVTEHLPQIIQLIQELVDQGIAYAVDGDVYYSVKDFADYGKLSGRQQEQLQAGASGRISASDPDIIKKKDPSDFALWKAAKLGEPAWVSPWGKGRPGWHIECSAMVRSLLGNTIDIHGGGGDLVFPHHENEIAQSEAATHQPLANYWMHNGMVRVSGEKMSKSLGNFTTIRGLLDSPLDAMVIRLFILQAHYRKPLDFTDEAIASAENGWNTLKEGLLFGREYGDKLGFKPDEKALIDDAIGRFKEAMDDDFNTPEGLVILFELAKELRRDRNILIHGGDINTPTEHLQKTWQTLMELATVFGLEAKPEESQNLGLSDSEIEALVQQRSEAKKAKNFAESDRIRDQLKELGITLIDQPGNQTIWHR; encoded by the coding sequence ATGGTTATCAAAATTTATCATACTCAAACTCGCCAAAAAGAAAATTTTCAACCCTTAGAAGCAGGAAAGGTTAAAATGTATTGCTGTGGGGTGACGGTTTATGACTATTGCCATTTAGGTCATGCTAGATCCTATATTGCTTGGGATATAGTTAGACGCTATTTAGAATATAGTGGCTATACCGTTAATTATATTCAGAATTTTACCGATATTGACGATAAGATTCTTAACCGGGCTAAATTAGAAAACACCACAATGGATGTGGTTTCTGATAAATATATTCAAGCGTATTTTGAAGATATCCGACGCTTGAATATTCGGGATGCAAATGCTTATCCCAGGGTGACGGAACATCTTCCCCAAATTATCCAATTAATCCAAGAATTAGTAGATCAAGGTATTGCTTATGCAGTCGATGGAGATGTTTATTATAGTGTAAAGGATTTTGCCGATTATGGCAAATTATCCGGTCGTCAACAGGAACAATTACAAGCGGGTGCTAGTGGTCGAATTTCTGCATCTGATCCCGATATAATTAAGAAGAAAGATCCCTCGGATTTTGCCCTCTGGAAAGCCGCAAAACTAGGGGAACCAGCATGGGTTTCACCTTGGGGAAAAGGTCGCCCTGGATGGCATATTGAATGTTCTGCAATGGTGCGATCGCTATTAGGAAATACCATTGATATTCATGGCGGCGGCGGGGATTTAGTTTTCCCTCACCATGAAAATGAAATTGCTCAATCTGAAGCAGCAACTCATCAACCTTTAGCCAATTATTGGATGCACAATGGCATGGTTAGGGTGAGTGGTGAAAAGATGTCTAAATCTTTAGGAAATTTTACCACAATTCGCGGTTTATTGGATAGTCCTTTGGATGCGATGGTGATTCGTTTATTTATTTTACAAGCCCATTATCGCAAACCTTTAGATTTTACCGATGAGGCGATCGCTTCGGCTGAAAATGGATGGAATACGTTAAAAGAGGGGCTATTATTTGGTAGGGAATATGGCGATAAATTAGGCTTTAAACCCGATGAAAAAGCCTTAATTGATGATGCTATTGGTCGGTTTAAAGAGGCAATGGATGATGATTTTAATACCCCGGAAGGGTTAGTAATTTTGTTTGAATTAGCCAAGGAATTAAGACGCGATCGCAATATATTAATTCATGGAGGCGATATTAATACCCCGACCGAACACTTACAGAAAACTTGGCAAACTTTAATGGAATTAGCCACGGTTTTCGGGTTAGAAGCAAAACCAGAGGAAAGTCAGAATTTAGGGTTAAGTGATAGTGAAATTGAAGCCTTAGTTCAGCAACGGTCAGAGGCGAAAAAAGCGAAAAATTTTGCAGAAAGCGATCGGATTCGAGATCAGTTAAAAGAGTTAGGAATTACCCTAATTGATCAACCTGGAAATCAAACCATTTGGCATCGTTAA
- a CDS encoding iron-sulfur cluster assembly accessory protein gives MTQTTQAPTQGVQMTESAIKQVQFLREKQGKDLCLRVGVRQGGCSGMSYLMDFADPGTIREDDDVFDYEGFKVVCDRKSLLYIYGLVLDYTDALIGGGFQFTNPQATQTCGCGKSFAT, from the coding sequence ATGACACAAACGACTCAAGCCCCAACCCAAGGGGTTCAGATGACCGAATCAGCCATCAAACAAGTCCAATTTCTGCGGGAAAAGCAAGGAAAAGATCTATGTCTGCGCGTCGGAGTCCGCCAGGGCGGTTGTTCTGGAATGTCCTATTTAATGGATTTTGCTGACCCTGGTACCATTCGAGAGGATGATGATGTGTTTGATTATGAGGGGTTTAAGGTCGTTTGCGATCGCAAAAGCCTACTCTACATTTACGGCCTAGTCCTTGATTATACGGATGCTCTAATTGGTGGCGGGTTTCAGTTTACCAATCCCCAAGCCACTCAAACCTGCGGTTGTGGTAAGTCCTTTGCCACCTAG
- a CDS encoding phosphoribosyl-AMP cyclohydrolase — protein MNQDYLWIESLKFNDQGLIPAIAQDAQDGTILMMAWMNKESIQKTLETKEVHYWSRSRSELWHKGATSGHIQKLKSFYYDCDADTLLLKIEQIGDIACHTGARSCFFKQIKC, from the coding sequence ATGAATCAAGATTATTTGTGGATAGAATCATTAAAATTTAATGACCAAGGGTTAATTCCCGCGATCGCTCAAGACGCCCAAGATGGTACTATTTTAATGATGGCTTGGATGAATAAAGAATCTATTCAAAAAACCCTAGAAACTAAGGAAGTTCACTATTGGAGTCGTTCTCGTTCTGAATTATGGCACAAGGGAGCAACATCAGGACATATTCAAAAACTTAAATCATTCTATTATGATTGTGATGCCGATACTCTATTATTAAAAATAGAACAAATTGGCGATATTGCTTGTCATACCGGGGCGAGAAGTTGTTTTTTTAAACAAATTAAATGTTGA
- a CDS encoding general secretion pathway protein H, translating into MKTEFKAKFLQYVSNRKKEEGFTLIELLVVIIIIGILAAIALPSFLNQANKAKQSEGKQYLSSINKGQQAYYAENSAFGATISELGIGLKTQTSNFVYDNGVAGGGTGASSSAAPASSAMKAYAAGVGLSGTGEAKTTSTVLCEQTVAANWDKPVTIGFSTTGPVCGANQSAVTK; encoded by the coding sequence ATGAAGACTGAATTTAAAGCGAAATTCCTGCAATACGTTTCTAATAGAAAAAAAGAAGAAGGTTTCACCTTAATTGAACTGTTAGTTGTTATTATCATTATCGGTATTTTGGCTGCTATTGCACTGCCTTCCTTCCTCAACCAAGCTAACAAAGCCAAACAGTCTGAAGGAAAACAATATCTTTCTTCGATTAATAAAGGTCAACAAGCTTACTACGCGGAAAATAGTGCTTTTGGAGCAACCATTTCAGAATTAGGGATTGGTTTAAAAACCCAAACCTCTAACTTTGTCTATGACAATGGAGTTGCTGGTGGTGGTACTGGAGCATCATCCTCAGCTGCCCCTGCTTCCTCTGCAATGAAAGCTTATGCGGCAGGTGTCGGCTTAAGTGGAACAGGCGAAGCAAAAACAACCTCTACGGTTCTCTGTGAACAAACTGTAGCTGCAAACTGGGACAAACCTGTTACTATTGGATTCTCTACTACTGGGCCTGTTTGTGGAGCCAATCAAAGTGCAGTGACGAAATAA
- a CDS encoding protein serine/threonine phosphatase: MSQDNFFDICHLSLNKKGEELCGDQVKFTKSETKSTIVLSDGLGSGVKASILATLTTEILITMLNADVPLEEVIKTVIGTLPICQVRKIAYATFTIISINHLTNEFKVINFDNPPILYFKKGRIVKLETKIDKILGKKIQYSEGTLERGDFIGAISDGILYAGLGDTMNFGWGWDNIAKYMERIFISQATNSRTIIEQVMSETRSLYRENIGDDATFVGVYVRKPNPVMIFTGPPLDITQDELYADRLLNFPGRKVICGGTTGNLVANYMGETIEMDIATMRKDLPPIGKLKEVDLVTEGILTISKATEILRKCKGDIARLASDNNGAVLLAREIIEGDSIYFLVGQQINEFYQNPLLPKNISIRRNLIEDLVQLLRSQQKEVVIEYC; encoded by the coding sequence ATGAGTCAAGATAACTTTTTTGATATTTGTCACCTGAGTTTGAATAAAAAAGGCGAAGAACTTTGTGGTGACCAAGTTAAATTTACCAAAAGCGAAACTAAAAGCACTATTGTTTTATCCGATGGTTTAGGAAGTGGGGTAAAAGCGAGTATTTTAGCCACCTTGACCACGGAAATTTTAATCACCATGTTAAATGCGGATGTTCCTTTAGAGGAAGTGATTAAAACCGTGATTGGAACTTTACCTATCTGTCAGGTGAGAAAAATTGCCTATGCAACTTTTACGATTATTTCGATTAATCATTTAACCAATGAATTTAAAGTAATTAATTTTGATAATCCGCCAATTCTTTATTTTAAAAAAGGTCGCATTGTTAAATTAGAAACCAAAATTGATAAGATCTTAGGGAAAAAAATTCAATATTCAGAAGGAACATTAGAGCGGGGAGATTTTATTGGGGCGATTAGTGATGGTATCCTTTATGCTGGGTTAGGGGATACGATGAATTTTGGCTGGGGTTGGGATAATATTGCTAAATACATGGAGAGAATTTTTATTAGTCAAGCGACTAATTCTCGAACAATTATTGAGCAAGTAATGTCTGAAACCCGTTCTTTATATCGGGAAAATATTGGCGATGATGCAACTTTTGTGGGGGTTTATGTTAGAAAACCTAACCCGGTCATGATTTTTACTGGCCCGCCTTTAGATATTACTCAGGATGAATTATATGCCGATAGGTTATTAAATTTCCCCGGTAGAAAAGTAATTTGTGGCGGAACAACTGGAAATTTAGTCGCAAATTATATGGGAGAAACTATTGAAATGGATATTGCAACCATGCGAAAAGATTTACCGCCTATTGGTAAACTAAAAGAGGTGGATTTAGTTACAGAAGGAATTTTAACGATTTCTAAAGCCACGGAAATTTTGAGAAAATGTAAGGGGGATATTGCCCGGTTAGCTTCTGATAATAATGGGGCGGTTTTATTGGCGCGGGAAATTATCGAAGGAGATTCGATTTATTTTTTAGTAGGTCAACAAATTAATGAGTTTTATCAGAATCCTTTATTACCTAAAAATATTTCAATTCGTCGTAACTTAATAGAAGATTTAGTCCAGTTACTTCGCAGTCAACAAAAGGAAGTTGTGATAGAATATTGTTAA
- a CDS encoding binding-protein-dependent transport systems inner membrane component has product MRVQSFRPLRGFQVPSVSTAMTFCGLVITVLFLLIAVLSPLFLTWGWIQSPTEFLSNPIHQPPSSQHWLGTSRLGYDVFSRTLFGTQVAWQVVLLATILSVGIGVPLGMVSGYLGGKIDRVLLFLMDTIYTLPGLLLSITLAFVVGKGVLNAAIALSVAYIPQYYRVVRNHTTSVKTELFIEAAQALGASTSRILTRYLFLNVIQSVPVLFTLNAADAILTLGGLGFLGLGLPDEIPEWGHDLRIALEALPTGIWWTTLFPGLALTIMVVGLSLLGEGLNDFLNPRLRNQR; this is encoded by the coding sequence ATGCGTGTTCAATCTTTTCGTCCTTTGAGGGGATTTCAGGTTCCTTCCGTATCCACGGCTATGACCTTTTGCGGATTAGTCATTACGGTTTTATTTCTATTAATAGCAGTATTATCACCTTTATTTTTAACTTGGGGATGGATACAAAGTCCTACGGAATTTCTTTCTAACCCCATCCATCAACCGCCTTCTTCTCAACATTGGTTGGGAACGAGTCGTTTAGGATATGATGTCTTTTCTCGGACATTATTTGGGACTCAAGTAGCTTGGCAAGTCGTTTTATTAGCAACAATTTTGAGTGTGGGAATCGGTGTACCATTGGGAATGGTGAGTGGATATTTAGGGGGAAAAATAGATCGGGTTTTATTATTTTTAATGGATACGATTTATACTTTACCCGGATTGTTACTTTCAATTACTTTAGCGTTTGTGGTAGGAAAAGGGGTTTTGAATGCAGCGATCGCCCTTAGTGTAGCCTATATTCCTCAATATTATCGCGTGGTTCGCAATCACACTACTTCGGTTAAAACGGAATTATTTATTGAAGCCGCCCAAGCTTTAGGGGCAAGTACCAGTCGAATTTTAACCCGTTATTTGTTTTTAAATGTGATCCAAAGTGTTCCGGTATTATTTACATTAAATGCGGCGGATGCCATTTTAACTTTAGGGGGATTAGGATTTTTAGGCCTAGGTTTACCCGATGAAATTCCCGAATGGGGACATGATTTAAGAATTGCCTTAGAAGCATTACCCACCGGAATTTGGTGGACAACTTTATTCCCAGGTTTAGCATTAACCATCATGGTCGTTGGTTTATCTCTCTTAGGAGAAGGATTAAACGATTTTCTCAATCCCCGTTTGCGGAATCAGCGTTAA
- a CDS encoding TPR domain protein, with protein sequence MTTPEELFKEGFERYQAGEDPETLIPVFKDICDHAPKNSNAWTSLAWLYLLADKPKLAYNAAKSAVKLNPHDPQARVNLATAMLELGKSGVRSHVELASQLVLVDTDWQQELAKNFEDGLTRKPDWKSLARVKQWLFEG encoded by the coding sequence ATGACGACTCCAGAAGAATTATTTAAGGAAGGTTTTGAACGGTATCAGGCGGGGGAAGACCCGGAAACCTTGATTCCAGTGTTTAAGGATATTTGTGATCACGCCCCAAAAAATAGTAATGCTTGGACAAGTTTAGCTTGGTTATATCTATTAGCAGATAAACCGAAATTAGCCTATAACGCGGCAAAATCGGCCGTTAAACTCAATCCCCATGATCCCCAAGCGCGAGTGAATTTAGCGACGGCGATGTTGGAATTAGGGAAATCGGGGGTACGTTCCCACGTTGAACTCGCTAGTCAGTTAGTATTAGTAGATACAGACTGGCAACAGGAATTAGCGAAGAATTTTGAAGATGGATTAACTCGCAAACCCGACTGGAAATCCTTAGCCCGAGTCAAACAATGGTTATTTGAAGGTTAG
- a CDS encoding hydrogenase maturation protease, translating to MILIVGYGNPIRGDDGVGQAVITEVEQWNLTNVRSLSIHQLTPAVAAEMAEVDTVIFVDAALEGDTVNIISL from the coding sequence ATGATTTTAATTGTCGGATATGGGAATCCCATTCGAGGAGATGATGGTGTTGGTCAAGCGGTAATAACAGAGGTTGAACAGTGGAATTTAACGAATGTGCGATCGCTTTCTATCCATCAACTCACCCCCGCAGTTGCCGCAGAAATGGCGGAAGTTGATACGGTTATTTTTGTGGATGCTGCTTTAGAAGGAGATACGGTTAATATTATTTCCTTGTAA
- a CDS encoding TPR repeat-containing protein → MRSNLNLSVYSDWEQKAKQYWEEKNYSQAAKLYEAAIEREPDVKSLYWDLGLMLLLQGQEVEAQTTWFLAMTEGEPDQVEQWTQELIQVLETEAERQRITLADCTTAWIIRQHIREINPTDINNLLHLVGLSTLLNTYSDEVLVELGILELFQSNVIVPEEVNDDLLLEVLNNVLDQAPQQSLSYELVETTVPYLSDVQSYMGVLVPVIYQLAYSRSQHHLAIKFIEQGLKFSPQHPELWRCLSTFYQDIGEYAKGIEVAKHCYSVMDNFPDQVYATFLLLRGLMSAGGRWTEFCTTIENYQLMLNRLLEEKPTLAYDLAVRSFSTTFFFPYYQDQPRENYSLRRQVSEFIQSNIETQNTETVKYCRGWKSRSKTNILAEKRLNIGYVSHCLRNHSVGWLARGLFQHHDHDKFKIHSYLFAAQKNHNEVQSWYISKSDKAHKLGLDGKEVAKVIYDDEIDILVDLDSLTLTSTCETLALKPAPIQVTWLGWDASSVPSVDYFMADPYVLPEDAQDYYQETIWRLPNTYLAVDGFEIAIPSLRRDELGVSNDAILYFTAQRGYKYNPDTAKLQLQILKAVPNSYFLIKGMADQESLKTFYAEIAESVGVDCDRLKLLPLSPTEASHRANLRIADVVLDTYPYNGATTTMETLWMGVPMVTKVGQQFAARNSYTMMMNAGITEGIAWTDEEYVEWGIKLGTDENLRQQVAWKLRKNRQTAPLWNAKQFTRDMENAYQQMWLNYIK, encoded by the coding sequence ATGAGATCTAATCTTAATCTAAGTGTTTATTCTGATTGGGAACAGAAAGCCAAACAGTATTGGGAAGAAAAAAACTATAGCCAAGCGGCAAAATTGTATGAAGCTGCGATTGAGAGAGAACCAGATGTTAAATCTCTATACTGGGATCTCGGCTTAATGTTATTGTTGCAAGGACAAGAAGTGGAAGCTCAAACCACTTGGTTCTTGGCGATGACGGAAGGTGAACCGGATCAAGTTGAACAGTGGACACAAGAATTAATCCAAGTTTTAGAAACGGAAGCTGAACGGCAAAGAATTACGCTTGCAGACTGTACAACAGCCTGGATCATTCGACAGCATATTCGAGAAATTAATCCCACAGATATTAATAATCTTTTGCATTTAGTAGGTTTATCAACCTTATTGAACACTTATTCTGATGAGGTGCTAGTTGAATTAGGCATTTTAGAGTTATTTCAATCTAATGTTATTGTTCCAGAAGAGGTTAATGATGACTTATTACTGGAAGTTTTAAATAATGTTTTAGACCAAGCTCCTCAACAGTCTTTATCTTATGAATTAGTGGAAACCACTGTTCCTTATCTTTCTGATGTTCAGTCCTATATGGGAGTCTTAGTTCCCGTTATCTATCAATTAGCGTATTCTCGAAGTCAACATCATCTGGCAATTAAATTCATCGAACAAGGCTTAAAATTTTCTCCGCAACACCCTGAGTTATGGCGATGTTTATCGACGTTTTATCAAGATATCGGGGAATATGCAAAGGGGATAGAAGTTGCCAAACATTGTTATTCGGTAATGGATAATTTTCCTGATCAAGTCTATGCAACTTTTTTACTGCTTCGAGGGTTAATGAGCGCTGGAGGACGCTGGACAGAATTCTGCACAACGATAGAAAATTATCAGTTGATGCTCAATCGTTTATTGGAAGAAAAGCCAACTTTAGCTTATGATTTGGCTGTCCGCTCTTTTTCAACAACTTTTTTCTTCCCCTATTATCAAGATCAACCCCGCGAAAACTACTCGCTGCGTCGTCAGGTTTCTGAATTTATCCAGTCTAATATAGAAACTCAAAATACAGAAACAGTCAAGTATTGTCGGGGTTGGAAATCTCGTTCAAAAACAAATATATTAGCTGAAAAACGCTTAAATATTGGTTATGTTTCCCACTGTTTAAGAAATCATTCGGTCGGTTGGTTAGCGAGAGGTTTATTTCAACATCATGACCATGATAAGTTTAAAATTCATAGTTATTTATTCGCAGCCCAAAAGAATCACAATGAAGTACAATCCTGGTATATTAGTAAAAGCGATAAAGCCCATAAATTAGGGTTAGATGGAAAAGAAGTAGCTAAAGTTATTTATGACGACGAGATTGATATTTTAGTGGATCTCGACAGTTTAACCTTGACATCAACCTGTGAAACCTTAGCGCTTAAACCCGCACCCATACAAGTCACTTGGTTAGGTTGGGATGCTTCATCGGTTCCCAGCGTGGATTATTTTATGGCTGACCCTTACGTTTTACCTGAAGATGCTCAAGATTATTATCAGGAAACAATTTGGCGTTTACCTAACACTTATTTAGCAGTAGATGGGTTTGAAATCGCAATTCCTAGCTTGCGACGGGACGAATTAGGGGTTTCTAATGATGCCATTCTGTATTTTACGGCTCAACGAGGTTATAAATATAACCCTGATACGGCTAAATTACAACTTCAAATTTTGAAAGCTGTTCCTAATAGTTATTTTTTGATTAAAGGGATGGCGGATCAAGAATCTTTGAAAACTTTTTATGCTGAAATTGCTGAATCTGTTGGAGTCGATTGCGATCGCTTAAAATTATTACCTTTATCCCCAACAGAAGCGAGTCATCGAGCTAATTTAAGGATTGCTGATGTGGTTTTAGATACCTACCCTTATAATGGCGCCACAACCACAATGGAAACCCTGTGGATGGGTGTTCCAATGGTGACAAAAGTTGGGCAACAATTCGCGGCTCGTAATAGTTATACGATGATGATGAATGCCGGAATTACAGAAGGCATTGCTTGGACAGATGAGGAATATGTGGAATGGGGGATTAAGCTGGGAACAGATGAGAATTTACGGCAACAAGTGGCTTGGAAATTAAGGAAAAATCGACAAACTGCTCCGTTGTGGAATGCGAAGCAATTTACACGAGACATGGAAAATGCCTATCAACAAATGTGGTTAAACTATATTAAATAA